A part of Desulfovibrio sp. JC010 genomic DNA contains:
- a CDS encoding class I SAM-dependent methyltransferase translates to MFKPFRKEILETLRCPECKNKVTLQSDQDTKPSRQYRCTSCTWISPDTATPDFTPSEGLKLPNFAKDPDLIRFNQHRQAVFDYSHQHPLVSLVEESGHKTIRSFRQKLATAQNKTSFVLDLGCGDGAHIPFMLPADIYLAADINMHILETLVNRYPEIPAIRADGYDLPFADNSFDAVINVYNLEHMIYCDLCLEEMARVAKKDGDIFISVPCEGGFAWSFGRYLSTAKNFSEADFDYLKATSLEHVNCIWQLEKAIKRHFRIEKATGFPLPYMPNSLSLIKTYHCKLAS, encoded by the coding sequence TTGTTCAAGCCGTTTAGGAAAGAAATTTTGGAGACTCTCCGGTGCCCGGAATGCAAAAACAAAGTCACGCTGCAAAGCGATCAAGACACAAAGCCTTCCCGCCAATACCGCTGCACCTCCTGCACATGGATTTCTCCTGATACAGCAACACCTGACTTCACGCCGTCAGAGGGATTAAAATTACCAAATTTTGCAAAAGACCCTGATCTGATTAGATTCAACCAACACCGTCAGGCCGTCTTTGACTATAGCCATCAGCACCCGTTGGTGTCCTTAGTGGAAGAATCTGGACACAAAACCATCCGGTCTTTCAGGCAAAAACTGGCGACAGCGCAAAACAAAACCTCTTTTGTTCTTGATCTGGGGTGTGGAGACGGTGCCCACATTCCGTTCATGCTGCCAGCAGATATTTATCTGGCAGCAGATATCAATATGCATATTCTTGAGACGCTGGTAAACAGATATCCGGAAATTCCCGCCATAAGAGCAGACGGCTACGATCTTCCATTCGCGGATAACAGTTTTGATGCTGTTATCAACGTTTATAATCTTGAACACATGATATATTGTGACTTGTGCCTTGAAGAAATGGCAAGAGTCGCCAAAAAAGATGGCGATATCTTTATTAGCGTTCCTTGTGAAGGCGGCTTTGCCTGGAGTTTTGGGAGATATCTATCCACCGCTAAAAATTTTAGTGAAGCTGACTTTGATTACCTGAAAGCTACCTCTTTGGAACATGTCAATTGTATCTGGCAACTTGAAAAAGCTATAAAGCGTCACTTCAGAATTGAAAAGGCTACAGGAT